In a single window of the Globicephala melas chromosome 10, mGloMel1.2, whole genome shotgun sequence genome:
- the CCDC59 gene encoding thyroid transcription factor 1-associated protein 26 isoform X2: protein MAPVRHAARGQTGRFGSRGEGVSLVGFRNKNMKRRTWRPNYPQAFAGSVREGQGFAFRRKLKIQQNYKKLIWKEKKAKTSRESQFTDRYPDHLKHLYLAEEERLRKQLRKSDQSLLEQVDQPLSEEQVDQPLPEEQCSTDQALSEEHCSIEQPHPEEQCSIRIKNLRGENKREKKLKGSTKRRKWKCSKY from the exons ATGGCGCCGGTAAGGCATGCAGCAAGGGGGCAGACAGGGAGGTTTGGGTCGCGTGGCGAAGGCGTTTCACTGGTCGGATTCAGAAATAAGAATATGAAACGGAGGACGTGGCGACCTAATTATCCGCAGGCCTTCGCGGGGAGCGTTCGCGAGG GACAAGGCTTTGCATTtcgaagaaaactaaaaattcagcAAAATTACAAGAAATTGatatggaaggaaaagaaggctAAAACCTCACGGGAATCCCAGTTCACGGATCGGTACCCTGATCATCTGAAACATCTCTATTTAGCTGAAGAGGAAAGACTCAGGAAGCAGCTTAGAAAATCTGACCAGTCTTTGTTAGAACAAGTTGACCAGCCTCTGTCAGAAGAACAAGTTGATCAGCCTTTGCCAGAAGAGCAGTGTAGCACTGACCAGGCTTTGTCTGAAGAACATTGTAGCATTGAGCAGCCTCATCCAGAAGAACAATGTAGCATAAGAATAAA GAATTTGAgaggagaaaacaagagagagaagAAGCTCAAAGGctctacaaaaagaagaaaatggaagtgtTCAAAATATTGA
- the CCDC59 gene encoding thyroid transcription factor 1-associated protein 26 isoform X1 → MAPVRHAARGQTGRFGSRGEGVSLVGFRNKNMKRRTWRPNYPQAFAGSVREGQGFAFRRKLKIQQNYKKLIWKEKKAKTSRESQFTDRYPDHLKHLYLAEEERLRKQLRKSDQSLLEQVDQPLSEEQVDQPLPEEQCSTDQALSEEHCSIEQPHPEEQCSIRINSITIPKKNKKKTSNQKAQEEYEQIQAKRAAKRQEFERRKQEREEAQRLYKKKKMEVFKILSKKTKKGQPNLNLQMEYLLKKIQEKN, encoded by the exons ATGGCGCCGGTAAGGCATGCAGCAAGGGGGCAGACAGGGAGGTTTGGGTCGCGTGGCGAAGGCGTTTCACTGGTCGGATTCAGAAATAAGAATATGAAACGGAGGACGTGGCGACCTAATTATCCGCAGGCCTTCGCGGGGAGCGTTCGCGAGG GACAAGGCTTTGCATTtcgaagaaaactaaaaattcagcAAAATTACAAGAAATTGatatggaaggaaaagaaggctAAAACCTCACGGGAATCCCAGTTCACGGATCGGTACCCTGATCATCTGAAACATCTCTATTTAGCTGAAGAGGAAAGACTCAGGAAGCAGCTTAGAAAATCTGACCAGTCTTTGTTAGAACAAGTTGACCAGCCTCTGTCAGAAGAACAAGTTGATCAGCCTTTGCCAGAAGAGCAGTGTAGCACTGACCAGGCTTTGTCTGAAGAACATTGTAGCATTGAGCAGCCTCATCCAGAAGAACAATGTAGCATAAGAATAAA TTCCATTACtattccaaagaaaaataaaaagaaaacatcaaatcaAAAAGCACAGGAAGAGTATGAGCAGATACAAGCTAAGCGTGCTGCTAAGAGACAA GAATTTGAgaggagaaaacaagagagagaagAAGCTCAAAGGctctacaaaaagaagaaaatggaagtgtTCAAAATATTGAGCAAAAAGACTAAAAAGGGGCAACCAAACTTGAATTTACAAATGGAGTACcttctaaaaaaaatacaagaaaaaaattag